One genomic segment of Acanthochromis polyacanthus isolate Apoly-LR-REF ecotype Palm Island chromosome 9, KAUST_Apoly_ChrSc, whole genome shotgun sequence includes these proteins:
- the LOC110955629 gene encoding DET1- and DDB1-associated protein 1-like, which translates to MEKGEFLKGLPVYNKNNFSRFHADSVCKASNRRPSVYLPTREYPSEQIIVTEKTNILLRYLHQQWDKKNAAKKREQEQAEGENTAPPRKIARTDSRELNEDS; encoded by the exons ATGGAGAAG GGAGAATTCCTGAAGGGACTGCCCgtctacaacaaaaacaacttcagCAGGTTCCATGCAGACTCTGTCTGTAAAGCATCA AACCGTCGACCGTCTGTGTATCTTCCAACCCGGGAATATCCATCAGAGCAGA TCATAGTCACAGAGAAGACAAACATCCTATTGCGATATCTACATCAACAGTGGGATAAAAAG AATGCAGCCAAAAAGCGGGAACAGGAACAAGCAGAAGGGGAGAACACAGCACCTCCACGGAAAATTGCCAGGACAGACAGTCGGGAGCTGAATGAGGATTCCTAA
- the mrpl34 gene encoding 39S ribosomal protein L34, mitochondrial isoform X1, giving the protein MNTMLSSFSRLRGLTHLSSIPSLNLAVTGNSHLRSFSNWIVPRTATTPQVSRFVVPLSSQAEGSGVFQQLPWQYQQVRTRKRGTEYQPKNIKRKRTHGWIKRLSSQGGIEVLLRRMLKGRKSLSH; this is encoded by the exons ATGAATACAATGCTGTCGTCTTTCTCCCGACTGAGGGGACTAACTCACCTGAGCAG TATCCCTTCATTGAACCTTGCAGTAACTGGCAACTCTCACCTTAGATCATTCAGCAACTGGATTGTGCCCAGAACGGCTACAACACCTCAGGTTTCCAGATTTGTAGTGCCGCTTTCTTCTCAAGCTGAGGGTTCAGgagtgttccagcagcttccgTGGCAGTACCAGCAGGTCCGGACCAGGAAAAGAGGCACAGAGTATCAGCCCAAGAACATTAAACGCAAAAGAACCCACGGCTGGATAAAGAGGCTGAGCTCACAGGGTGGCATCGAAGTGCTTTTGCGGCGAATGCTGAAGGGACGGAAATCCCTCTCACATTAA
- the mrpl34 gene encoding 39S ribosomal protein L34, mitochondrial isoform X2, with protein sequence MNTMLSSFSRLRGLTHLSRSFSNWIVPRTATTPQVSRFVVPLSSQAEGSGVFQQLPWQYQQVRTRKRGTEYQPKNIKRKRTHGWIKRLSSQGGIEVLLRRMLKGRKSLSH encoded by the exons ATGAATACAATGCTGTCGTCTTTCTCCCGACTGAGGGGACTAACTCACCTGAGCAG ATCATTCAGCAACTGGATTGTGCCCAGAACGGCTACAACACCTCAGGTTTCCAGATTTGTAGTGCCGCTTTCTTCTCAAGCTGAGGGTTCAGgagtgttccagcagcttccgTGGCAGTACCAGCAGGTCCGGACCAGGAAAAGAGGCACAGAGTATCAGCCCAAGAACATTAAACGCAAAAGAACCCACGGCTGGATAAAGAGGCTGAGCTCACAGGGTGGCATCGAAGTGCTTTTGCGGCGAATGCTGAAGGGACGGAAATCCCTCTCACATTAA
- the abhd8a gene encoding protein ABHD8: MLTSITEGILCCLTGKAASLVLPLESSEPSDGFEFVEVKPGRVLRVRHIVPERQNIETEKEVTGKEKTEADCDDSPEDDNNDSDTSSSVHCKRKITVYRNGQLVIENLGDVLHSEILQCQDGDLEPCSTVEVELADYKEIASSPDPNPVPPPVPPPPGEQKPAPPPRRRRRKPKRTVVIDSKRVISSCKGTHSDVALFFVHGVGGSLDIWSSQLDFFSRLGYEVIAPDLAGHGASTAPQIAAAYTFYALAEDLRAIFKRYARKRNILIGHSYGVSFCTFLAHEYPDLVHKVVMINGGGPTALEPSLCSIFQLPSCVLHCLSPCLAWSFLKAGFARQGAKEKQLLKQGNAFNVSPFVLRAMMSGQYWPEGDEVYHAELTVPILLVHGMCDKFVPMDEDQRMAEILLFAFLKVIEEGSHMVMMECPDTVNTLLHEFFLWEPDMSRKDSSKTDTEKTVAVSDTLHTLKINKVMDK; this comes from the exons ATGCTGACCAGCATCACTGAAGGGATACTGTGCTGCCTGACTGGGAAAGCTGCCAGTCTTGTCTTGCCTTTGGAGTCATCAGAGCCCTCTGACGGCTTTGAGTTTGTGGAGGTGAAACCTGGAAGAGTCCTGCGAGTTCGGCATATCGTCCCTGAGCGTCAGAACatagaaacagaaaaggaaGTTACAGGAAAGGAGAAGACAGAAGCAGACTGTGATGACTCTCCTGAAGATGACAATAATGACAGTGACACCAGCAGCAGTGTTCACTGTAAGAGGAAGATCACAGTCTACCGCAACGGCCAGCTAGTGATTGAGAATCTTGGGGATGTTTTGCACTCTGAGATCTTGCAATGTCAGGATGGGGATTTGGAGCCCTGTAGCACCGTAGAGGTGGAGCTTGCTGACTATAAAGAAATAGCTTCTTCCCCAGACCCTAACCCTGTTCCGCCTCCAGTTCCACCACCTCCTGGGGAACAGAAACCTGCTCCGCCTCCTCGCCGCCGCCGTCGCAAACCCAAACGCACAGTGGTCATCGACTCAAAGAGGGTGATCTCAAGCTGCAAAGGGACGCACTCGGATGTAGCGCTGTTCTTCGTGCATGGGGTTGGAGGCTCTCTGGACATTTGGAGCAGCCAGCTGGACTTCTTCTCTCGGCTGGGCTATGAGGTCATTGCCCCAGACCTGGCAGGACATGGAGCCAGCACTGCCCCACAGATTGCAGCAGCTTATACCTTTTATGCCCTGGCAGAGGACTTGCGTGCCATCTTTAAGAGATACGCTCGTAAACGCAACATTCTCATTGGCCATTCTTACGG AGTGTCGTTTTGCACCTTCCTGGCCCATGAATATCCTGATCTGGTTCATAAGGTGGTGATGATCAATGGAGGGGGTCCCACAGCTCTGGAGCCCAGCCTCTGCTCCATCTTCCAGCTGCCATCTTGCGTCCTTCACTGTCTATCTCCCTGTCTGGCCTGGAGCTTCCTCAA AGCTGGATTTGCCCGTCAGGGtgccaaagaaaagcagctgttGAAGCAGGGCAATGCCTTcaatgtttctccatttgtccTGCGAGCCATGATGAGTGGTCAGTACTGGCCTGAAGGGGATGAGGTCTACCATGCCGAGCTCACTGTGCCAATCCTCCTGGTTCATGGCATGTGTGACAAGTTTGTGCCCATGGATGAGGACCAGCGCATGGCAGAG ATCCTTCTATTTGCGTTCCTAAAAGTCATCGAGGAAGGAAGTCACATGGTCATGATGGAGTGTCCTGACACCGTCAACACCCTCCTCCACGAGTTCTTTCTATGGGAGCCTGACATGTCCAGAAAAGACAGCAgcaagacagacacagagaagacagTTGCTGTCAGTGACACTCTTCACACACTGAAAATCAATAAGGTTATGGACAAATAA